Proteins encoded in a region of the Marinobacter arenosus genome:
- a CDS encoding DUF3604 domain-containing protein: protein MNRRGWHCCLLALALGFMAQGTHGQDLSISEDEYAAPATPYSPYVDDHFPQNVYFGDTHLHTAWSADAGMGGAKPGPDVAYRAARGEVVQSQTAGPFKLIRPLDFVVVADHAENLGLSDYLERGDPLVRRTEGGERWYQMFKAGDGYDAFIEWIAANGRGEDMIKSPEMVAAVWQKVIDNAENYYEPGVFTTFIGYEWTSGPDGNNLHRNVIFRDGADRTRQIVPFSALDSDDPEDLWDYLEAYEKDTGGQVLAIPHNGNLSNGMMFMLETFDGDAFDEAYARRRANFEPVVEVTQPKGTGETHPFLSPDDAFADHEIIDTSNLAGSAAKEQEMLRTEYARSALKLGLAEAERLGVNPFKFGMIGATDAHNALPSTREENWFGKAYIVEPSPHRKEGVLIESTVDPELSIYDIDLGASGLAGVWATENTREAIWDAFARREVFATSGSRLRVRVFGGWDFQPEEVLRPDFADAGYSRGVPMGGDLRPAPEGTDAPTFMVRALRDPDGANLDRIQIIKGWVDGDGETQETIWDVACAGRDIVEGACDGDVGNTVNVANASYTNNIGSAALAGHWADPEFNPDQRAFYYVRVLEIPTPRWTAYDAKYFQIKMPEGTPMEVIDRAYTSPIWYTPEG from the coding sequence ATGAACCGAAGAGGTTGGCACTGTTGTTTGTTGGCCCTTGCCCTGGGTTTCATGGCCCAGGGAACACACGGCCAGGATCTGAGCATCAGCGAAGATGAATACGCCGCGCCGGCGACCCCATATTCCCCCTACGTCGACGATCACTTCCCCCAGAATGTCTATTTTGGTGATACCCATCTGCACACCGCCTGGTCCGCCGACGCTGGCATGGGCGGAGCAAAACCGGGGCCGGACGTCGCCTACCGCGCCGCGCGCGGCGAGGTGGTCCAAAGCCAGACTGCGGGCCCGTTCAAGCTGATTCGACCCCTGGATTTCGTGGTCGTCGCCGACCACGCCGAGAATCTGGGGCTATCGGATTACCTGGAACGCGGTGATCCGCTCGTGCGCCGCACCGAAGGTGGCGAGCGTTGGTACCAGATGTTCAAGGCCGGGGATGGTTACGATGCGTTCATCGAATGGATCGCGGCCAACGGGCGTGGTGAGGACATGATCAAGAGTCCGGAGATGGTGGCGGCGGTCTGGCAAAAGGTGATCGACAACGCCGAGAATTATTATGAACCGGGCGTGTTCACCACCTTTATCGGCTACGAATGGACCTCCGGCCCGGACGGCAACAACCTGCACCGGAATGTGATTTTCCGGGACGGCGCCGACCGGACACGCCAGATCGTGCCATTTTCCGCACTGGACAGCGACGACCCCGAAGACCTCTGGGACTACCTCGAGGCCTATGAAAAGGACACGGGCGGCCAGGTGCTGGCCATTCCCCACAACGGCAACCTGTCCAACGGCATGATGTTCATGCTGGAAACCTTCGACGGTGACGCCTTTGACGAGGCCTACGCCCGGCGGCGAGCCAACTTTGAGCCGGTGGTCGAGGTGACCCAGCCGAAGGGCACCGGGGAAACTCACCCGTTCCTCTCACCGGATGATGCTTTTGCCGACCACGAGATTATCGACACCTCCAACCTGGCCGGTTCTGCGGCCAAGGAGCAGGAGATGCTCCGCACCGAATACGCCCGTTCTGCGTTGAAGTTAGGGCTCGCCGAAGCCGAACGGTTGGGTGTGAATCCCTTCAAATTCGGCATGATCGGTGCCACCGATGCCCACAACGCGCTGCCTTCGACCCGGGAGGAGAACTGGTTCGGCAAGGCCTACATCGTCGAACCCTCGCCCCACCGTAAGGAAGGCGTGCTGATCGAAAGCACCGTGGATCCGGAGCTGTCCATTTACGACATTGACCTGGGGGCCTCGGGCCTGGCCGGGGTCTGGGCCACGGAAAACACCCGGGAAGCCATCTGGGATGCTTTCGCCCGGCGCGAGGTGTTCGCCACCTCGGGCAGTCGGTTGCGGGTGCGGGTGTTCGGAGGCTGGGATTTCCAGCCGGAAGAGGTGCTGCGCCCGGACTTTGCCGATGCCGGCTACTCACGGGGTGTGCCCATGGGCGGCGATTTGCGGCCGGCGCCCGAAGGCACGGATGCGCCGACCTTCATGGTCCGCGCCCTGCGGGATCCGGACGGCGCCAACCTGGACCGGATTCAGATCATCAAGGGCTGGGTTGATGGCGACGGCGAGACTCAGGAGACGATCTGGGATGTCGCCTGTGCCGGGCGCGACATCGTGGAGGGGGCTTGCGACGGTGACGTCGGCAATACCGTGAACGTGGCCAACGCCAGCTACACCAACAACATTGGCAGCGCCGCGTTGGCTGGCCACTGGGCCGACCCCGAGTTCAATCCGGACCAGCGGGCCTTCTACTACGTGCGTGTGCTGGAGATCCCGACCCCACGGTGGACGGCCTACGACGCAAAATATTTCCAGATCAAGATGCCGGAAGGGACGCCCATGGAAGTGATCGACCGGGCCTATACCTCACCGATCTGGTACACACCGGAGGGCTGA